The proteins below are encoded in one region of Vicinamibacterales bacterium:
- a CDS encoding long-chain fatty acid--CoA ligase → MNSDHLVKMIRDRIAATPDAVGLRHKVGAEWRGMTYGEMGRHIDAVASWLIDVGLRTGDRAVIFAPNTPWWSIVDFAVQAAGGIPVPIYATNTATQVEHIVRDAGAKIAFVGGDEQYRRLDALRGGSAALSHVVVFDAGVALDLTDSCSLSVPLGHPTSPALAGREAAIRASDVATIIYTSGTTGEPKGVVLTFENILTQFDALDRFFNVTERDRSLCFLPLSHAYERAWTYYILNRGAQNFYLDDPKRVVETMQEMRPTCMVSVPRLYEKIYATARHQISQGSAVKRGLFEWAVGVGRRYAYARKNGDSVGPILAATHALADRLVLRKIRDIVGGPKNFFSAGGAALGADIEEFFFAAGLLVCQGYGLTETSPMLTCNRPGDFKFGTVGKVISGCELRIAPDGEILARGPNVMQGYFGRPQDTADCIQDGWLKTGDIGSFDEDGFLRITDRKKDLIITSVGKNIAPSRIESVIGQDYYIEQIAAIGDGRQHLSALVVPHFEALDQWARERGINYDSMRAMVKDARIVAFIAERIEQRQAELPQHERVKKFTLLTERFSQMGGELTPTLKNIRAAIATKYAQTIDAMYSSDRSDESAKAS, encoded by the coding sequence GTGAATTCTGACCACTTGGTGAAGATGATCCGCGATCGGATCGCGGCAACCCCGGACGCCGTAGGCCTTCGTCACAAGGTCGGAGCCGAGTGGCGTGGCATGACGTACGGCGAGATGGGGCGGCACATCGACGCTGTGGCGTCCTGGCTGATCGATGTCGGTCTCCGAACGGGCGATCGTGCGGTGATCTTCGCGCCGAACACGCCCTGGTGGTCGATCGTCGATTTCGCCGTCCAGGCCGCAGGCGGAATTCCGGTTCCGATCTACGCGACCAACACCGCTACCCAGGTGGAGCATATCGTCCGCGACGCGGGGGCGAAGATTGCCTTCGTTGGCGGCGATGAGCAGTATCGGAGACTGGACGCGCTGCGCGGCGGGTCTGCGGCACTCTCGCATGTCGTCGTCTTCGACGCCGGCGTCGCGCTCGACCTGACGGATTCCTGCTCGCTGTCGGTACCGCTCGGACACCCGACCTCGCCGGCACTCGCCGGCCGCGAGGCTGCGATCCGGGCGTCGGACGTCGCGACGATCATCTACACGTCCGGCACGACCGGCGAGCCGAAGGGCGTCGTCCTCACCTTCGAGAACATCCTCACGCAGTTCGACGCGCTCGACCGGTTCTTCAACGTCACCGAGCGGGATCGCTCACTGTGCTTCCTGCCGCTCAGCCACGCGTACGAGCGGGCCTGGACGTACTACATCCTGAACCGCGGCGCACAGAACTTCTACCTGGACGACCCCAAGCGCGTGGTCGAGACGATGCAGGAGATGCGGCCAACGTGCATGGTGAGCGTGCCGCGGCTGTACGAGAAGATCTACGCCACCGCGCGGCATCAAATCAGCCAGGGCTCAGCCGTCAAGCGCGGCCTGTTCGAGTGGGCGGTTGGCGTGGGACGCCGTTACGCGTACGCCCGCAAGAACGGGGACTCGGTCGGCCCGATCCTGGCCGCCACGCACGCGCTGGCGGACCGCCTCGTGCTCCGGAAGATTCGCGACATCGTCGGCGGGCCGAAGAACTTCTTCTCGGCTGGCGGCGCCGCGCTGGGGGCGGACATCGAGGAGTTCTTCTTTGCCGCCGGCCTGCTCGTCTGCCAGGGCTACGGCCTCACCGAAACCTCACCCATGCTCACGTGCAACCGGCCCGGCGACTTCAAGTTCGGCACGGTTGGCAAGGTGATCTCCGGGTGCGAGCTGCGCATCGCACCGGACGGTGAGATCCTGGCCCGCGGCCCGAACGTGATGCAGGGCTACTTCGGCCGGCCGCAGGACACGGCCGACTGCATCCAGGACGGCTGGCTGAAGACCGGCGACATCGGATCGTTCGATGAGGACGGCTTCCTGCGGATCACCGACCGGAAGAAGGACCTCATCATCACGTCGGTCGGAAAGAACATCGCGCCGAGCCGCATCGAGTCGGTCATCGGCCAGGACTACTACATCGAGCAGATCGCCGCGATCGGCGACGGCCGCCAGCATCTCTCGGCGCTCGTCGTTCCGCACTTCGAGGCGCTCGATCAGTGGGCGCGTGAGCGGGGGATCAACTACGACTCGATGCGGGCGATGGTCAAGGACGCGCGAATCGTCGCGTTCATCGCCGAGCGCATCGAACAGCGCCAGGCTGAACTGCCCCAGCACGAACGCGTCAAGAAGTTCACGCTGCTGACCGAACGATTCAGCCAGATGGGCGGCGAGCTGACGCCCACGCTCAAGAACATCCGCGCGGCGATCGCGACAAAGTACGCCCAGACGATCGACGCGATGTACTCGAGCGACCGATCCGACGAATCCGCCAAGGCGTCGTAA
- a CDS encoding TonB-dependent receptor, which yields MFAWKRWLAIAALAALVIALAPSAALAQTRSEITGVIKDGTGAVLPGVTVTLSSPNMVGGDRTVVSGHDGIYRFTDLPLGVYEVAATLQGFRTVHRPGLQVQFGTTVTIDLVLQVGGVEETVTVSGATPVIDVTTAASTTKIEESFLQNLPAGGQSRRPNEIMSLAPGVTTQRTAHGGIRDANNIMVDGMSSSLPGGGNIATSVLSYDWMAEVQVVALGANAEYGEFTGTVSNMIMRSGSNNFSGLASYFTTRQSWLGKNTGDLSPALQAKFTPARLLQNYDTNYQVGGPIKKDKVFFFGGGEYFRNSAISSGALPGPDGTGIPNSENWPRYLAKVNWAVSKALKLEGLVEHDNESIEPNGTSASSAADAMTMTHISKTMYNGRLTWTINDKTLVEVRGGGLKLFQEFPPYPPNTISGPSSHKDTVTGITTGNAGSFSSSTQSRTSMSGSLTKWVTGFLGTSHELKFGLDYEHTELLNTSGIPGGRLYSDINGKPNQVNLFDGTTADAISTRTTVYAQDAWTLTDRLTLQPGVRVSLDRGSIPAASNVYKTNPVDWRFGFAWDLLGNHKTLVRGHYGRFHETVVPGMVNFLDFSKWSPTITAKVNANGSFTELTRSVMPGNLSISSNVSQPYMDQITIAVERELLPDFGVTAQFVRRDWGSLLAFVDTNSQWAPVQKQDPGPDNVLGTSDDGAMLTVYNLLNPGKSILVFSNPSDASRKYTAIMLIAKKRFSHNWQLLASYTRSNAEGTVGNTAGTSTGTAAEVSQTGQWANPNAMINAYGPGIYDCPNQFSFNGTYRVSHFGGFNLSASYRYATGQPWSRTVTIRGLAQGNQSVRVEKKGTQVGAPVNSLDIRVEKTVNLGSPRRNVGVYVDAFNVLNRGWQLGGGVVEASGATYGLPTAWSPARQFQVGARLTF from the coding sequence ATGTTCGCTTGGAAACGATGGCTCGCAATCGCTGCGCTGGCAGCACTCGTAATCGCCCTGGCCCCGTCGGCCGCCCTCGCGCAGACGCGATCGGAAATCACCGGCGTCATCAAGGACGGCACCGGCGCGGTGCTGCCCGGCGTCACCGTCACGCTCAGCAGTCCGAACATGGTGGGCGGAGACCGCACGGTCGTCAGCGGCCATGACGGGATCTACCGGTTCACGGACCTCCCGCTCGGCGTCTACGAGGTGGCCGCGACGCTCCAGGGATTCCGGACCGTGCATCGGCCCGGCTTGCAGGTGCAGTTCGGCACCACCGTCACCATCGATCTCGTTCTGCAGGTGGGCGGCGTGGAAGAGACGGTCACCGTGAGCGGCGCGACGCCGGTCATCGACGTGACGACAGCCGCCTCCACGACCAAGATCGAGGAGTCGTTCCTCCAGAACCTGCCGGCTGGCGGCCAAAGCCGCCGGCCGAACGAGATCATGAGTCTGGCGCCGGGCGTCACCACGCAGCGCACCGCACACGGCGGCATCCGCGACGCGAACAACATCATGGTCGATGGCATGTCTTCGTCGCTCCCGGGTGGCGGCAACATCGCCACGTCCGTGCTGAGCTACGACTGGATGGCGGAAGTGCAGGTGGTCGCGCTGGGCGCCAACGCGGAGTACGGCGAGTTCACCGGCACCGTGTCGAACATGATCATGCGCTCTGGGAGCAACAATTTCTCGGGACTCGCCAGTTACTTCACCACTCGCCAGAGCTGGCTCGGCAAGAACACCGGCGACCTGAGTCCGGCGTTGCAGGCGAAATTCACTCCAGCTCGGCTCCTGCAGAACTACGACACAAACTACCAGGTCGGCGGCCCGATCAAGAAGGACAAGGTGTTCTTCTTCGGGGGCGGGGAGTATTTCCGCAATTCGGCCATCTCGTCCGGCGCGCTGCCCGGCCCCGACGGGACTGGCATCCCCAACAGCGAGAACTGGCCGCGGTACCTCGCCAAGGTCAACTGGGCGGTCTCGAAGGCGTTGAAGTTGGAGGGCCTCGTTGAACACGACAACGAGTCCATCGAACCCAACGGCACATCAGCCAGCAGCGCGGCCGATGCCATGACGATGACCCACATCTCGAAAACGATGTACAACGGCCGATTGACCTGGACGATCAACGACAAGACGCTGGTCGAAGTCCGCGGCGGCGGCCTCAAGCTGTTCCAGGAGTTCCCACCCTACCCGCCCAACACCATATCGGGCCCCTCTTCCCACAAAGATACTGTCACCGGGATTACGACCGGAAACGCCGGCTCCTTCTCGAGCTCGACTCAATCACGCACGAGCATGTCGGGCAGCCTGACCAAATGGGTGACCGGCTTCCTGGGTACGAGCCACGAGCTGAAGTTCGGCCTGGATTACGAGCACACGGAACTCCTCAACACGAGCGGCATCCCGGGCGGCCGTCTCTATTCGGACATCAACGGGAAGCCCAATCAGGTGAACTTGTTCGACGGGACGACGGCCGATGCCATCAGCACCCGAACCACCGTCTACGCGCAGGACGCCTGGACGCTGACCGATCGCCTCACGCTGCAGCCCGGCGTGCGCGTCAGCCTGGACCGCGGGAGCATCCCCGCCGCGAGCAACGTCTACAAGACCAACCCGGTCGACTGGCGGTTCGGGTTCGCCTGGGACCTGCTCGGCAACCACAAGACCCTGGTTCGCGGGCACTATGGCCGATTCCACGAGACCGTCGTGCCGGGCATGGTCAACTTCCTCGACTTCAGCAAGTGGTCGCCGACCATCACCGCGAAGGTGAACGCCAATGGCAGTTTCACGGAGCTGACGCGGTCGGTGATGCCGGGCAACCTGTCCATCTCCTCGAACGTGTCGCAGCCGTACATGGATCAAATCACCATCGCCGTCGAGCGGGAGCTGCTCCCGGACTTCGGCGTGACCGCGCAGTTCGTGCGGCGCGATTGGGGAAGTCTCCTGGCGTTCGTGGACACCAACTCGCAGTGGGCCCCGGTCCAGAAGCAGGATCCCGGACCCGACAACGTGCTCGGCACCTCGGACGACGGTGCGATGCTGACCGTCTACAACCTGCTCAACCCGGGAAAATCGATCCTGGTCTTCTCGAACCCCAGCGATGCCTCGCGCAAGTACACGGCCATCATGCTGATTGCCAAGAAGCGCTTCTCGCACAACTGGCAACTGCTCGCATCCTATACGCGGTCGAACGCGGAGGGGACCGTGGGCAACACGGCCGGCACCAGCACGGGCACCGCCGCCGAAGTGAGTCAGACCGGCCAGTGGGCAAACCCGAACGCGATGATCAACGCGTACGGGCCGGGCATCTACGACTGCCCGAACCAGTTCAGCTTCAACGGTACCTATCGGGTTTCGCACTTCGGCGGGTTCAATCTCAGCGCCTCCTATCGCTACGCGACCGGTCAGCCCTGGAGCCGCACCGTGACCATCCGCGGGTTGGCACAAGGCAACCAGTCCGTCCGGGTCGAGAAGAAGGGAACCCAGGTCGGGGCCCCAGTGAACTCGCTCGACATCCGCGTCGAGAAGACGGTGAACCTGGGCTCGCCACGACGAAACGTGGGGGTCTACGTGGACGCATTCAACGTGCTCAACAGGGGCTGGCAGCTCGGGGGCGGGGTCGTCGAAGCCTCGGGTGCGACCTATGGGCTGCCCACGGCGTGGTCACCGGCCCGACAGTTCCAGGTGGGCGCGCGCCTGACGTTCTGA
- a CDS encoding aminotransferase class V-fold PLP-dependent enzyme, with protein sequence MATRRHFLKSLSLSPLAVPFVSPGAAAWSRDAGAPLPAPDDPAFWAKVREQFLLAPDKAFFNTGTHGAMPKVVVDAVTEHLRRCATEIADWDYHGADWIAGYQPMTEIRAKVARLLNADVGEIALTENVTTAMNGVAQGLDLAPGDEVVATDQEHIGGKSPWELKARRWKTVFRPMPFPKPVHDPQQAIDVFRKAMTPRTKVFEIQHIITGSGAVLPVKALCAEARAKGIFTVVDGAQAVGHIPVDLRDLGCDAYVGCFHKWMLAPAGTGFLYVRKDRIRDIWTTMASGQWDNHQDEGFRLSQRGTGSLSILMGLDAALDFHFKLGPERVQQRIKYLGDRLRDGLRAIPKARIFSPDDPAMCAGITVWNIEGMTGAALQDALWTRGRLRPRASGEVFGVRQSTHIYNSVDEVDRTVAIARAVAEG encoded by the coding sequence ATGGCAACGCGTCGTCATTTCCTCAAGAGCCTGTCCCTCTCGCCGCTGGCCGTTCCCTTCGTGAGCCCCGGCGCGGCCGCGTGGAGTCGTGACGCGGGCGCGCCGCTCCCGGCGCCGGACGATCCGGCATTCTGGGCGAAGGTGCGCGAACAGTTCCTGCTCGCGCCCGACAAGGCCTTCTTCAACACCGGGACGCACGGTGCGATGCCGAAGGTGGTCGTCGATGCGGTGACCGAGCACCTGCGCCGATGCGCGACCGAGATTGCGGACTGGGACTACCACGGTGCGGACTGGATCGCCGGCTACCAGCCGATGACCGAGATTCGCGCCAAGGTGGCGCGCCTGCTCAACGCGGATGTCGGCGAGATTGCGTTGACCGAGAACGTCACGACCGCGATGAACGGCGTGGCGCAAGGCCTCGATCTGGCGCCCGGTGACGAGGTGGTGGCCACCGACCAGGAGCACATCGGCGGCAAGAGTCCCTGGGAGCTGAAGGCGCGTCGATGGAAGACGGTGTTCCGTCCGATGCCGTTCCCCAAGCCGGTGCACGATCCGCAGCAGGCGATCGACGTGTTCCGCAAGGCGATGACGCCGCGCACGAAGGTGTTCGAGATCCAGCACATCATCACGGGCAGCGGCGCCGTCCTGCCGGTCAAGGCGCTCTGCGCGGAGGCCCGCGCAAAGGGGATCTTCACCGTCGTCGACGGAGCGCAGGCGGTGGGCCACATTCCGGTCGATCTGCGCGATCTCGGCTGTGATGCCTATGTCGGCTGCTTCCACAAGTGGATGCTCGCGCCGGCCGGCACCGGGTTTCTCTACGTGCGCAAGGATCGGATCAGGGACATCTGGACGACGATGGCGAGCGGGCAGTGGGACAACCACCAGGACGAGGGCTTCAGGCTGTCGCAGCGCGGCACGGGCAGCCTGTCGATCCTGATGGGTCTCGACGCGGCGCTCGATTTCCATTTCAAGCTCGGGCCGGAGCGTGTTCAGCAGCGCATCAAGTACCTGGGGGACCGACTGCGCGACGGCCTGCGTGCGATCCCGAAGGCGCGGATCTTCTCGCCGGACGATCCGGCGATGTGCGCCGGCATCACGGTGTGGAACATCGAAGGGATGACGGGCGCCGCGCTGCAGGACGCGCTGTGGACGCGCGGCCGTCTGCGTCCGCGTGCGAGCGGCGAGGTTTTCGGCGTCCGCCAGTCCACGCACATCTATAACAGCGTGGACGAAGTGGACAGGACGGTCGCGATCGCGAGGGCAGTTGCGGAGGGGTAG
- a CDS encoding YncE family protein, translating into MTRRSFWVVVLLAIGVSTAVAQPPAQAAKLPSPSDSLVIVAGTKDDTANVFRVNGNTLELLKSLKTGGGPHEVCISADGKKAYVTNSTGGGITVIDLTTLEVGAPIMDASLERPTGLAASRDGKKLYVGSRGSQALVVLSTGGQVLKQLPVKDPTGVAISPDGTRVYVASDSTQSVFAIDTSTDTVNGVLKTGRQPMGIAVTPDSKTVLVASVSSDVMHVFNAATNELYGAFGIGRAPQGIAVAPDGKVAYSVTREATPGLGHSTVSILDLRQGYGRKSNDIAVDALPARVLLSPDASFLYVTCTGADAATSVTIIDLRTGETVHKVRGGAGARGMALRK; encoded by the coding sequence ATGACGAGGCGTTCGTTCTGGGTGGTTGTACTCCTGGCGATTGGAGTCTCGACGGCTGTGGCCCAGCCGCCCGCTCAAGCGGCAAAGCTGCCGTCGCCTAGCGACAGCCTCGTGATCGTCGCCGGCACGAAGGACGACACGGCGAATGTCTTTCGGGTCAACGGCAATACGCTCGAGCTTCTCAAGTCGCTCAAGACCGGAGGCGGGCCGCACGAAGTGTGCATCAGCGCGGACGGCAAGAAGGCGTACGTCACCAACAGCACAGGTGGGGGGATCACGGTGATCGACCTGACCACGCTGGAGGTGGGCGCGCCGATCATGGACGCGAGCCTGGAGCGGCCAACGGGCCTGGCCGCGAGCCGCGATGGCAAGAAGCTCTACGTGGGCTCACGCGGATCCCAAGCCCTCGTGGTGCTCTCGACGGGAGGCCAAGTGCTCAAGCAGCTGCCGGTCAAAGATCCGACGGGAGTCGCGATCTCTCCGGATGGCACACGGGTGTACGTGGCTAGTGACAGCACCCAGTCGGTGTTCGCGATCGACACCTCGACCGACACCGTGAACGGCGTCCTCAAGACCGGCCGGCAACCGATGGGCATCGCCGTCACGCCCGACAGCAAGACCGTGCTCGTCGCCAGCGTGTCGAGCGACGTCATGCACGTCTTCAACGCCGCCACCAACGAACTGTATGGCGCATTCGGTATTGGGCGGGCGCCGCAGGGGATCGCGGTGGCGCCGGACGGAAAGGTCGCGTACAGCGTGACGCGGGAGGCAACCCCCGGCCTCGGCCATTCGACGGTCTCGATCCTCGACTTGCGGCAGGGCTACGGGCGCAAGTCCAACGACATCGCGGTCGATGCGCTGCCAGCCAGAGTGCTGCTGAGCCCGGACGCGTCGTTTCTGTACGTCACCTGCACCGGCGCCGACGCGGCCACCAGCGTGACGATCATCGACCTGAGGACGGGAGAGACCGTTCACAAGGTCCGTGGGGGGGCCGGGGCGAGAGGCATGGCGTTGAGGAAGTAG
- a CDS encoding N(4)-(beta-N-acetylglucosaminyl)-L-asparaginase, giving the protein MTVEKIGRPALAAGAPPAPKGQAPAVITPRSLEPAVVSSANGNKYKNGGDLTCVEKAFALMTSGSDVLDALIAGVNIVELDPDEHAVGYGGLPNADGVVQLDASCMHGPTNRAGGVAGLEGVRTPSCVARKVMSETDHHLLVGEGARQFARRAGFTIEADLNSPQSRRLWLEWKRRSELDRYSDPRAREEAGFRAGLSMVADGLIESDHFYGTINCTGINAKGEIAGVTTTSGLAWKLPGRVGDSPILGAGLYVDGEVGAAGSTGRGESNLFGLCSFLIVENLRRGLSPTDAGIDALKRITAKTTDKRLLDAKGNPNFQTNFYILNAKGQHAGVSMYRSSYAICTEKGAQTLATASLFPDGPQLS; this is encoded by the coding sequence ATGACCGTCGAGAAGATTGGCCGCCCCGCGCTCGCGGCCGGTGCGCCGCCGGCGCCGAAGGGCCAGGCGCCCGCCGTGATCACGCCCAGGAGTCTCGAGCCCGCGGTCGTATCGTCCGCGAATGGGAACAAGTACAAGAACGGCGGCGACCTCACCTGTGTCGAGAAGGCGTTTGCCCTCATGACGAGCGGCAGCGATGTCCTCGACGCGCTCATCGCCGGCGTCAACATCGTCGAGCTCGATCCGGACGAGCACGCCGTCGGGTACGGCGGATTGCCAAATGCCGACGGCGTCGTTCAGCTGGACGCCTCCTGCATGCACGGGCCGACGAATCGCGCCGGCGGCGTTGCGGGGCTCGAAGGAGTCCGAACGCCGTCGTGCGTCGCCCGGAAGGTGATGAGCGAGACCGATCATCACCTGCTGGTCGGTGAGGGCGCGCGGCAGTTCGCCCGACGTGCGGGATTCACGATCGAAGCCGATCTGAACTCCCCCCAGTCACGCCGGCTCTGGCTGGAATGGAAACGTCGCAGCGAACTCGATCGCTACAGTGACCCGAGAGCGCGCGAGGAGGCGGGCTTTCGCGCCGGCTTGTCCATGGTGGCCGACGGGCTGATCGAGTCCGATCACTTCTACGGCACCATCAACTGCACCGGCATCAACGCCAAGGGGGAGATCGCTGGCGTGACAACCACGAGCGGACTGGCCTGGAAGCTGCCGGGCCGGGTCGGCGACTCCCCGATTCTGGGGGCAGGGCTCTACGTGGACGGCGAGGTGGGCGCCGCGGGGTCTACCGGCCGCGGCGAGTCGAATCTATTCGGGCTGTGCTCGTTTCTGATCGTCGAGAACCTCCGACGGGGACTCTCGCCGACGGATGCTGGCATCGACGCGCTCAAACGAATCACGGCGAAGACGACCGACAAACGGTTGCTCGACGCGAAGGGCAATCCGAACTTCCAGACCAACTTCTACATCCTGAACGCCAAAGGCCAGCACGCCGGCGTGTCGATGTATCGCTCGAGCTACGCGATCTGCACGGAGAAGGGTGCGCAGACGCTCGCCACGGCCAGTCTGTTTCCGGACGGGCCGCAACTCTCGTAA
- a CDS encoding MFS transporter, whose protein sequence is MTEASLDTRPQPTRLFRWMVLTVISFAAFGNYYVFDCIGPLANLLSKQLGFSDANIGLLQAIYSFPNVVMVLIGGVIIDRIGTKKSTLIFGVICFVGASVTALTPTLPVMATGRLIYGLGAESLTVAVTTAIARWFRGKELSFGFGINLTLSRFGSLAAQVSPTWAAWAYTSWTWPLYMAVAFATFCVIGALGYWLLESLAERRYNLGTIKTDKVVLKDIFKFDRSYWYIVALCVTFYSGIFPFQTFAQKYFVEAHHASPKEASMLVGMLTIFAMVGTPLFGLLVDRIGRRSLLMMFGSMLLIPVYLIMAYSDLPLGVPMAMMGIAFSLIPAVMWPSVAYVVDESRLGTAYGLMTMVQNIGLFGFNLLIGWANDTWHASATNPGGYTAGMWMFSCLGLLGLLFASLLRRSDRARARELAMAATA, encoded by the coding sequence ATGACCGAAGCATCGCTCGATACGCGACCCCAGCCAACGCGGCTGTTCCGCTGGATGGTACTCACCGTCATCAGCTTCGCGGCGTTCGGGAACTACTACGTCTTCGACTGCATCGGCCCGCTGGCGAACCTGCTCAGCAAGCAGCTCGGGTTCTCGGATGCCAATATCGGCCTCCTGCAGGCGATCTACAGTTTCCCGAACGTCGTGATGGTACTCATCGGCGGGGTCATCATCGACCGGATCGGGACGAAGAAATCGACGCTCATCTTCGGTGTCATCTGCTTTGTCGGTGCCTCGGTGACCGCGCTCACGCCAACCCTGCCGGTCATGGCGACTGGCCGGCTCATCTACGGCCTGGGCGCCGAGTCATTGACCGTGGCTGTCACGACGGCGATTGCGCGCTGGTTCCGCGGCAAGGAGTTGAGCTTCGGCTTCGGGATCAACCTCACCCTCTCGCGCTTCGGTTCGCTGGCGGCGCAAGTGTCACCGACCTGGGCGGCGTGGGCGTACACGTCGTGGACGTGGCCCCTGTATATGGCGGTCGCTTTTGCCACCTTCTGCGTCATCGGCGCGCTGGGCTACTGGCTTCTCGAGTCGCTGGCCGAACGGCGGTACAACCTCGGGACGATCAAGACCGACAAGGTGGTCCTCAAGGACATTTTCAAGTTCGACCGCTCGTACTGGTACATCGTCGCCCTGTGCGTCACGTTCTACTCAGGGATCTTCCCGTTCCAGACCTTCGCGCAGAAGTACTTCGTCGAGGCGCACCACGCCTCACCCAAAGAGGCGTCGATGCTGGTCGGCATGCTGACGATCTTCGCGATGGTTGGCACGCCGCTGTTCGGCCTTCTGGTAGACCGCATCGGCCGGCGGTCGTTGCTCATGATGTTCGGCTCGATGCTGCTGATTCCGGTCTATCTGATCATGGCCTACTCGGACCTGCCCCTCGGGGTTCCAATGGCCATGATGGGAATTGCCTTCTCTCTCATCCCGGCAGTGATGTGGCCGTCGGTGGCGTACGTGGTGGACGAGTCGAGACTGGGCACGGCCTACGGGCTGATGACCATGGTCCAGAATATCGGCCTGTTTGGCTTCAACCTGCTGATCGGCTGGGCGAACGACACGTGGCACGCCAGCGCCACCAATCCCGGCGGTTACACGGCCGGCATGTGGATGTTCTCGTGTCTGGGCCTGTTGGGGTTGCTGTTTGCGAGTCTG